Part of the SAR202 cluster bacterium genome, CAGTCTTTCAGCCATGACTGAACCCTCGATTTACCGGCTCCACCTGATGGCCTTCAACGCAGAACGCCCCCTTGAACCCCAGCGCCTTTCCTCTCAGCGACGCCTCGTATGTATCCTCCGCCCCCGCCCGCAGCCCCCGCGCCGTCGAACGCCACCACGCCCCTAAAGGGACCACCCCTGCCGCGCGCGCGATGATAATCAGCCTCTCCATAAAATAAGGTAAGAGATGCAATTCGCCGGACGGCTCCGGCCTCAAGTCCATCTCTAGGTCCGCCCTACCTAAGGTCACACCCCACACCCTTGGACTCGCTTTTACTATCTCCATGGCCTTGTGGTTCCCCAAAGCCGTCTCCAGCGACGCCACAACCCCCAGGCTCTTCGGCGCTAGGCCCCTCTCATCCTCCAAACGCCCCAGCGCCTCATCGCAGGCCGCCACCTCCTCCGCCGACTCTACCCTAGATAGCACCACCCCTGAAAGGCCCGGCCAGGCCACCGCGCCAAGCTCCTCCCTTAGCCTGGACTTGTGCGCCATAGCGAAAACTTCGCTGTGTACTGAGGCATGTCCAATAGCGCGGAGGGCCTGCTGCCGCGCCCGTCCCCTTTGGGCGTCCGGCGTAAGCTCCACCAAGTCCACCACCATAACGTCCGGCATGGACTCCGCGGCCTTAAAAAACTCTTCGATATTGTGTGGCGGCGCCAGAAGCCACGATCGGCGTTTAGAAATCATTCGTCTGTGCCGGAGAAAAGTTGCCAGCTAGCATATCTAAGGCCGCTGCGCCGCGCAACGGGCGACGGCTCGTCATGTCCGTTGCCATATTTGAGCGTCTTAATAATTTCTTCCCCCTTCATATGTACTCTGTACAATAAGAATCAAAGGGGCGTGGGTCAGAGGGAAGTCATCCAACCATCTTCTCATCCAAAAACGTAACAAGTCCGGGCGGGAACTATTTTCATCGAAAAGACATCATATATATTATCGGCGTCCCGCCAAAAATTAGTCTTGCGTCAGGTATCTTGCGCTTGCATAATGCGTTAAGTTAAGCTGATGCCGCCCATCCATCTAAGCTTCCAGCGAGGGCCACAGTGGAAAACTTCACACTGAATGATGCGCGTGAAATAGCCAGCCGTCTTACGGCCAACGTTGAGAAAGTTATCGTCGGCAAAAATAAAATCGTGAAGTCCGGCGTCATGGCCCTCCTGTGCAGGGGTCACGTACTTATCGAGGGCGTCCCCGGCGTCGGAAAGACCATGCTGGCCCGCAGCATCGCCGTATCCATCGGCGGCACCTTCAAGCGCATCCAGTGCACCTCAGACCTCCTCCCCAGCGACGTCACCGGCACCTACGTCTTCGACCAGCGCGACCGCGAATTTCACTTCCGCCCCGGCCCCATCATGGCCAACCTGGTGGTGGTCGATGAGATAAACCGCGCCTCCCCGCGTACCCAGTCAGCTTTCTTGGAGTCTATGGAGGAGCGCCAGGTGACCGTGGACGGCACCACCCATCCGCTACCAAACCCCTTCTTTATTCTCGCCACCCGCAACCCCATTGAGCATGGCGGCACCTTCCCGCTGCCGGAGACCGAATTGGACAGGTTTATCATGCGCGTGCGCCTTAGCTATCCCACCGTCGGCGACGAAGCTGCCATTGTTGAAAATCAGATGCTGGCCCACCCCATTACCACTTTGGGAAAGGTGGTAGACCTGGACGAGATAGTTAAAGCGCAGGAAGCCGTCCGGCGCGTCTACATGGACCGTCTAGTTACAGACTACGCCGTGGCCATCGTCAGCGCCACCAGGCAGCACCCCCTTATCCACCTCGGCGCTTCACCCAGGGCCACCCTTTCCCTTGTAGCCTTGGCCCAGGCCAACGCCCTGGTGGAAGGCAGGGACTTTGTGCTGCCCGACGATATCAAGGCCGTAGCCGCCGAGGCCCTTAGCCATCGCGTCATCCTCAACGCGGAAGGGCGCGCCGGCGGCGGCGAAGACCAGGTTGTCGAAAACGTCCTAAGCACCGTCCCCGTAGAACGCACCGCCGCCGCCCAGCGCACCCCCTTCCCCACTGCCCGTGCTGCCAGCTAATGAGGGCCTATCAGGATAACTCCTAATGAGAAGGCTCATAACTCTAGTCTTCTTCTTGTTGCTGGCCTTGGTCTTAGCCCTGGCCACCGGATACAGGCCCTTATACCTCGTCCTTTACACCCTGGTTTCCATATCAGCCCTGGCCTACCTCTGGGCGTGGATACAGACTCGCGGCCTTGAAGCCGCCGTCGAAAACCTCACCTCCAGGCCCCACGTAGGTCAGCCTATCCTCCTCAAAGTAACCCTCCGCGACAGATGGGGACTCCCTCGAATCGCCCTGCGGGTGCAGCCGGACAACGTATCCCTTGAAACTCAGAACTCGGTTAACCTGCGACCAAGAGGCTCCTTCGAATTCAGCGTCAACGCCAGAAGCCATCATCGCGGCTACAATCCTATCGGCCGCGTCACTGTCACCGCCAGCGACCCCTTAGGCATAGCCCACATCCAGCGGCGCCTCGGCTCCTCTCATGATGTCCTGGTCTATCCTGAAGTCATCCAACTGACGCCCGGCCTCTCCGTCGGCTCCGCCGCCCTGGGCCACATCGGCTATGTCACCACCCTTGCCAGCGCCAGCACCTCCGCCTCCAGGGTCCGCGAGTACCACCCGGGCGACAGCCTGAGCCATATCCACTGGCCCACCACGGCGCGTCGCAACAGCCTCATGACCAAGGAGTTTGACAGCGGCGGCCACAGCGAAGTCTGGATCTTTGTGGACCTCCAGGGGTCAAACCAGGCGGGGACCGCCCCGGAGAACACCGAGGAGTATTCCATCACCATCGCTGCCTCCATAGCCTACAGCCTCATTGACCAGGGCCAGTTAGTGGGACTGGCTTACCAGGGCGCCGTCTTCCAGCGCATAGCTCCCAAACGCACCGCCGAGCATCTATGGGACGTCCTGACCGCCCTCGCTGTCGCCAGGGCCCAGGGCAGCGCGCCCATCGCGGCCCTGGTAGAAAACAGCGTCCCCTTCCTCGCTCCGGGCAGCGTCGTCTTAGCCGTGGCGTCAGGCTCCGCCGCCCCCCTGGTCGCCCTGGGACATCGAATGGAGCGCACCGGCGCGTCGCTGGTGCCCGTCATGCTGGACCCCTCCAGCTTCGCTCAAGGCAAACAAAACGGCGCTAAAGCCCCCTCCTCCAACGGCTCCGTCCCCGTCTTCAACATCCGGCAGGGCGACAATCTCGGTCCTTCTCTTTCTTCAGTCATGGACCGTCTTATTTACTAGCGCGGGGAATAAGCAATGGCCAGACAAAACCGTGCCGCTAAAAGCGGAGTGAAGAAAACCCCTCCCATCAGCTTGGTATCCACCATCTTGCAGACCTTGCTCAGCCTTGTCCTTATAGGCCTCCCTATGTACGTAGCCTTCTATCCGCTTCAGGAGGCCAAATGGGTTGCCGGCCTGCCGCCTCTGATTATCCCCATAGCCATATCTCTTACCTTCAGCCTCCTCCTCGCCTATCGAGGGGTTTCCTGGCGCTTTGCCCATCCCGCGGCCACCCTTTTATCGGGCGGTCTGGCCCTTGGCCTCGGCCTGCCAGCCCTAAGCGGCGGTGTGGATATGGGAATGGGGATGTTCCTCATATTCGTAGCCGCATGGCTCTCCCACGTCGCCGTCTGGCTGTCCCTCCGCGGCCCGGCCCCCGTCCTCATGGGTATGCCAGGCCTTCTGGTTGTCCTCATCACCCTGACTTTTCTACCCTCCGACTACTTCAAGTACGTGCCCCTCTATCTCTTGTCCCTGGCCCCGGCCCTGGCCCACTTCCACGTGCGAAGATGGGTCACCCAGACCGGCGTCCTGGCCCGTGGCGCTCCCCTCCTAGCCGCCCTGGCCCTCGTCGGCGTCGCCGTGGGGTTCACCTGGTCGGCCCCTTCCCCGGAAGACCCCATTCGCCCTAACGCCACCAAAAAGTTCGAAGACCAGTTCTACGGCTTCTGGGAAAACACCGCCAGCGTCTTTGACAAACTGCCTAATCGACGCCAGTGGCCCCAGTTCAACCTCCACCCAGACCTGCCCTTCAACTCTGTCACCGACCAGAGCGATGACATCATGATGCTGGTCAAATCGGACGACGCCTACAAATGGCGCTATCGTGTCTATGAGACCTACACCGGCGAAGGCTGGACCAGGGAGGAGGTGGCGGCCACAGACGCTACCACCGGCGTCGACTTAAAAGATGAGCTCCAGGGACTGTCGGATCGTAAAGAGGTAGAAATCCGTGTGCGGCTCCTCTCCACCAACACCCACATGGCTACCGTCGGCGTGCCTGTTGGAGCTGAGGGCACCGTCCTGGCTGAGGCGTCCCCGGACAGAAGTTTTGTTTTTAACCTCTCCGGCAGCCAGTCCACCTTCCTCCCCCCGGACCTGAGGACTTTTCGCAACGATCTCGCAAACAGGCGCGGCTCCGGCCGCACCTCCGCCGCCATAGAGCGTGCCGTCTCCGCCGTTGGCCTTGAGATCACGTCAGGCCTCTCTTCCTCCTCCAATCCCACATCTGTTACTGTGCAGCGCGCCCAGGAAGAGGTTGTCCCTTCCCTGGCCCTTCTCTTCTCCAGGCGCCAAGCCCCTCCCAGAAGCTACCTCACCCGGGGCTCCATATCCGTAGCCACCCCTGGAGACCTCCGGCAAGCCTCCCGCAGCTACCCTGAGTGGGTGACAGACCGCTATCTGCAGCTTCCCACCGCCTATCCCCAGACTGTGCGGTCTCTAGCGACTACCCTGGCCGCCGGCCAGACGAATCCCTACGACATTGCCCTCAGCATCCAGGAGTTCCTCCACAATATACCCTACAGCCTGAACGTGGAAGCGCCGCCCAAGGGCAGGGATGCCGTCGAGTGGTTCCTCACCGAAAAGCATGTCGGCTTCTGCATGTATTACGCCTCCGCCATGACCACCATGCTCCGTTCCCTCGGCATCCCCGCTCGATTGGTCGTAGGCTTCGCCCCCGGCGATCTCGACCCTGACCGCGACGCCTACGTAGTCCGCGCCAAGCACTACCACGCCTGGCCGGAAGTCTACTTCCCAGAATACGGCTGGGTCGAATTCGAGCCTACTCCGCCCGGCGTTCAGAGCGGCCTTCAGGAGCTTGGCCTTGGCGACTTCGGTGTCGCCACTACTCCACCCCCGCAAGTCCTGGAGGACGAATGCTTCCTCGCCGGTATAGACTGCGGTTTCGTGGACGACCCCTCACTCAACAACGGCAGCGATATTGAGTTGGATAACATTGTTCCAAACAACCCAGTAGTAACGGATACCGAAGGCGGCGGAGGCTCCTTGCCTACACGGCCCTTCATGCTCGCCATTTTTTCCCTTGGCGCGCTGGCGGCTATCATCTTCGCCATTAACATGTACATGCGCCATCTAAGATTAAGGAACGGCGCCCCCGCCCTCAACTACATGCTCCTTGGACTCCTGGGAAGGCTGGCGGGAGTACCTCGCAGGCTCCAGCACACCCCCTCCGAATACGGGCTTATCATGGCCCGCGCCCTCCCTGCTTACGCGGGTTCCATAGAACGCGTGGTGAAGTCCTATGAATTGGTGCTTTTCAGCCGCGCCAAAACCCTGGACTCCGAGCAGGCGCTATCCCTCCAGCGCTCCTGGCGCACCCTTAGGTGGGGCCTTCTGGGCCTCATCCTGCGACGCCGCATCCTGCGATGGTTCCCCCCCTGGCGGCAGGCCGCCCGTCCGGCCCCCTCCCCCGCCTAGCTCAGCAAGCCGCCTTATTTGCTGAGGCTTCCCCTGATTCCCTTCCTATCCTCTCCCCTGCTACGCGGGGGAGAGTTAGAGAGGGGGCAGGGGACGGGTAGAGAGGGAAGGTACCGCTTAACTCTTACTCACCTTATACACATAGAGGGCTTTGTTACCGCCCCCCTACTTGCTATACTTGGCCTCTAAAATTTCGGAGGTGCCATATGTGCCAGAGCTGCGGCTGCACAACTGCCGAACCCAAGAAAAAAACCCAAGCCCGGTAAGTAGTTCCCGTCTCCAGGGGCTAGGGCCTCCACGCTCTAGCCCCCTTCTTCTACCCACATGTCTAAACCAAAAGTCCGCATCGGCTTCGCTCCCGGCCAGTTCCCTGACAGCCCCCAGGGCCACGACACCGTGCGACAGCTGGCGCATCTAGGCGACGAGGTCGGCTACGACTCCGTCTGGTTCAGCGACCGCGTCGTCGGTGGCCGCTTCCCTCTGGAACCCATCGTCGCCCTCTCTATGACCGCCGCCTACTCCCCAAAGCTCAAATTCGGCGCCAGCGTCCTCGCCCTCCCCCTCCGAAATCCCGTCCTCCTGGCCAAGGAGCTGGCCACCCTGGACTACCTATCCAAAGGCCGCCTCCTCCCCGCCGTCGGTCTCGGCCAGGACGACCCCGCCGAGTATCAGGCCTGCGGCGTGTCCAAAGAAGGTCGCGCCGAACGCACTGACGAAGCCATCACAGTCATGCGCCGACTCTGGCAAGAGGACTCGGTCACCCACCACGGCCGCTTCTTCTCCTTCGATGACGTTTCTATCGTTCCAAAGCCCTTCCAAAAACCGGCGCCGCCCATCTGGATTGGCGGGCGCAGCAAGGCCGCCCAAAAACGCACGGGCCGCCTCGGCGACGGCTGGCTGGTCTCCCAGGCCACGCCTCAGGAAATCGAGCAGGGCTGCCGCGTCATCTTTGCCGCCGCCGGCGAGCATGGCCGCGCCGTTGACGAAGGTCACATTGGCACTATGCTGGGCTTCTGCATCGCCGCCGACGACGCCCAGGCCGCGCTCATCGCCCAGCCCTACCTGGGCCGCCCCCGTGACGATATGCCCTTCCAACACTACACCGCCCTGGGCCCGCCCCGCCAAATCTCCTCCCTCATCAACGACTACATCGCCGCCGGCGCCACCAAGTTTGTTGCCAGACCTCTCTGCCCCGCCGACCAGGCTATGTCCCAACTGAGGCTCTTCGGCCAGGAAATCCTCCCGCTTTTTCATAGGTAGAGTCCAGACAAACCCGCCTTGAGTTAAAACCTTACCCTTCAGTGCGCGCGTGACACACATCAAGAGAAGTGTGAAGCCTCCCTTCTTCTGTACCATCTTCTTTTATATGCGCTTGTGTTTATCAGCCTGGCTTGTGAAAAACATAGACCTCTTGAACAGATAGGGTTTGGATGGTCTCCGCCTGGTTCTCCCTCTTCGGCCTGGAAGAACTCCGCTGCCTTTAAGCATATATCGCGGAGTCCGATACAATCGGACCGTCCTGAGTCCGCCTCAGGCGGACCGAAGGAGGGGGTTGTGGTATTTCTTTTTTCTTTCCCTCTTCTCCCGTAGTCGGGAGAAGAGGGCTGCAAGCTCGCCGTGGCGAGACAAAGGGTGATGAGGTTCCCCCGATTGAGAACAAGGTCAGCTTTCTACGCAAAACCACTCGAGACAACTCCAACCTCCGCCGCTCTTAACTTAAGCCTCATATCCTCTTGACACTCCAATTTAGTATGTGATAATTTTCACCTGCACGTTCGGCGGATTCCTCAGACACTCCTGAACAGGTGACCTCTAACCAATGATGCCGGACCCCTCTGCCATCAGCCAGTTCACCTGGCAAGAGATAGGCAAACTCCTCCATAATCTTTGGTATTTCTTTGCTCTGATTTTCGTCACCGCCTTGTTCCTGGTCACCTCCCTCGCCATAATTCCCTCCCTGGTCGCCTCCGGCCACCTGCCCCGCACCGCCAGCCTCTTCAGGTTCTCCATGGTTCTTACCGGCCTGGCCCTCCTCGGCTTAGCCATAACCTTGATGATCTACAGCGCGGAACTGGCTCGCGTAATCATGGAATCCTTCTACGACAGGTACTGGATCTAATGGGCGCCCTCATACCGCCCTTCATCCCTAAAAAACTCTTTTATTTGTCCCTGGCGTTAGGCGGCCTCCTTTCCATTGCTATCTCTGTCCTCGTCGGCGTCTTCGTTATAAAAGCCTGGTGGGGCACGCCTTTTGAAGTCTTCGGCTGGGCTGGCCCTCCCGAGCAGCCCATAGCCTTCCCCCACACCACCCACGTTAAAATCGACGGCATCAACTGCGCCTTCTGCCATCGCGGCGTTCTCAGCGGCGACGCCGCCACCCTCCCCGCCGTGGAGCAGTGCCTCTTCTGCCATCAGACCATCCAGGGCCAGAACGCCCCTCCCGAAATCGCGAAACTCATTAACTATTTCAATGAAGGCCAGCCCATCAACTGGGAGAAAGTCCACCGCCTTCCCGACCACGTCCAGTTCGCCCACGAACCCCACGTCCGCTTCCTCACTGAGACCCGCGGCCTTAACATAGAAGCCGCCTGCTCCACCTGCCACGGCAATGTCCGCGACATGGTGGAAGTGGAACAGGTCCGCCGCCTCAAGATGGGCGACTGCGTGGACTGCCATAGAAACAACCTGGACGCCACCGAGAACAAGGACATCACAGACTGCACGGCCTGTCACTATTAAAGCTATGAAAGTATCTCGAAGAGATTTCTTGAAACTCGCTGGCCTCTCCACCGTCGGAGCCGTGGCCTGCAACATATTCCCTGACCGGGAGTTCCAAGAACAGAGTCCCCTGCGGATTCCCGAGGACATGGTCACTGGCGTGGATAACTGGTACGCCACCACCGCCCGGGGCGGCATCGAGACCGAAGGCCTGGTGATACGCGTTATGGAAGGCCGCGCCAAAAAGGTGGAAGGCAACCCTCTCTTCCCCACCAACCAGGGCGCCCACAGTATGCGTTCCGAAGCCCTCCTCCAGGAGCTTTACCACCCTGACCGCATCCCCTCGCCTATGCGGCGTGTCGGCGCCCGAGGCTCCGGCCAGTGGGAGCCGATAACCTGGGACGACGCCCTAAACACCCTCCGAGACCGCCTCAGCGGCGTCTCAAATCGTAATCAGATGCTCATGGTCACCAACTCCATGCGCGGCAGCATGGCTAACCTGGCCCAGTCCTTCGCTCAGGCCTACGGCGGCCGCTCCGCCGCCCTGGACCTCATGCACGAGACCGTGGCCGCCCAGGTCGTCCGCGACCTTTTCGGCCAGGACCGGATGCCCGTTTTCGATATCAGGAACTCGGAATACGTCCTCTCCTTTGGCGCAGACTTCCTTGCCACCTGGGGCTCGCCCATCCAGTTCTCCAAGGGCTACGGCCACTTCCGACAGGGCGAAGGCCGCTCCCGCGGTACCCTTGTCCACGTCGACCCCCGCTTCTCCCTCACCGCCGCCAACGCCGACCAGTGGGTCCCCATCCGGCCCGGTCATGAAGGCAGGCTCGCCCTCAGCATCGCCCACGTCATCATCTCGGAGGGCCTCGGCAGCGCCGCCGCCGTCAACGCCATGACCGGCGGCAACCGCAACGTCCTGGAGGCCTACGCCCCGGAACGTATCTCCCACGAACTGAACATTCCTCTCATCCACGGCAAGTCCCCCGTGGACATGATTAAAGAAATCGCCCACGACCTCGCCAGCCACGGCCCTCGAAGCATCGCCATCGGCGGCGGCTCCGCCGGCGCTCACACCAACGGCTATTTCAACCTCGCCGCCATTTACGCCCTCAACTTCCTCGTCGGCAGCGTAGGTCAGCAGGGCGGCGTTATCCTCAACCCTCCCGCGCCGACCCCTGAGTTCGGCGCATTCCTAAATCCCACCACGGTTCGGGACTGGCAGGGCATCCGAAACGACATCGCCGGCGGCGCCGTCAGGCTGGTCATGGTCCGCGGCGCTGACCCCGTCCACAGCCTCGCCGCCCTCGACTTCGCCGGCGCCATCAACCGCGACGATGTCTTCGTCGTCTCCTTTGCCACCGTCCCCAACGACACCTCCCACATGGCCGACCTTATCCTCCCCGAGCGCGCCGCCCTGGAGGACTGGGGCAGCGACGTTCCCAACATCGGCCCTGGTTTCCAGGTCGTCGGCATTCAGCAGCCCGTGGTCAACCCCCTGCCCGAGTACGACCCCATGGGCTTCGGCGATGTTCTCCTCCGTATGGCCGCCGAGTTAGGCATCGCCAACAAGGCCCCTCTGAACCATGTCACCTTCGCCGATGTCCTCAAGGACCACGCCCGTGGCCTTCAAGCGCTGAATCGCGGCTCCGTCCGCAACGCCAGCTTCGACGCCTTCTGGAACCGCCTCCTCCAGCAAGGCGGATGGTGGGATGAAGGCTCTCGTGGCGCAGCCCCTCCCGCCGCTCCCAGACTCGCCGATATCGTCGCCATGGCCCGCGACGCCGTTATTAGCGGCCCCACCGGCGGCAACACCTTCAACCTCCTGGCCTTCCCCCACATCTCCCTTACCGACGGCCGCGGCGCCAACCTGCCCTGGCTTCAGTCCACCCCCGACCCCATCACCTCCGTCGCCTGGACCACCTGGGTGGAGTTGAACACCGACACCGCTGACCTCCTAGATCTGAAGGAAGGCGATTATGTGAACATAGAAGGTCCCAACGGCAGGTCCTTCACCGCCCGCGTCTATCACCATCCCGCCGCGCCCAAGGATATGATCAGCGTGCCTATGGGCCAGGGCCACCGCAACGCCGGCCAGTACGCCGCCGGTCGAGGCGCCAACGTCCTGGAAATCCTCGGCCTGCCTGTCGAAGAACGCACCGGCGCCCTTGCCTGGTCTTCCACTCGCGTGCGGCTTACACCCGCCGGGCGCAATGACAGCATTCCCAAGTTTGAAGGCATCGTGCCCGCCTTCCAGCTCAGCGAGCATGAGGCCATCGTTAAGGTGACCAACGAGGGATAAATATGGCAAGCCATCACAAATGGGGAATGGTTGTTGATATTGACCGCTGCACCGGCTGCCAGGCCTGTGTCATGGCATGCCAGGCCGAGAATAACATCGCTGTCAATGAAGAAGTCCATTTCCTCTCCCGCCGCGCTCACCAGTGGATCCGTATAGACCGCTACTGGGACGGCGACACCAAGGAGAAAGGCGTCGTTACCTGGCCCGATGTGAAGGCCAGATTCATCCCTGTCCTCTGCCAGCACTGCGAAAATGCCCCCTGCGAACCTGTCTGCCCGGTCTATGCTACCTACCACAATAACCAGGGCCTTAACGTCCAGGTGTACAACCGCTGCATTGGCACCCGTTACTGCGCCAACAACTGTCCCTATCAGGTCCGCTTCTTCAATTTCCGCGACCCCCTGTGGCCCAAGAGCCTCTGGAACCATCTGAACCCGGACGTGACCATCCGAAGCCGCGGCATCATGGAAAAGTGCACCTTCTGTATTCAGCGCATCCGCCGCGCCGAGCGCGTTGTCGAAGGCCAGCGCGGCGAGCAGTTGGATGACGCCAAGCTCAAGGCCGGCAACTGGATGCCTGCTTGTGTCAACGCCTGTCCGACTGATACCCTCATCTTTGGCGATTTGAACGACCCCAACAGCCAGGTCTCCAGGAAGTCCCAGGACCCGCGGCACTACAAGCTCCTGGAAGAGCTCGGCACAGATCCTAACGTCGTCTACTTGAAGAAGGTTGACCCACAGCATGCACAGCACGCATAGCCTCCCCATCGGCGACGACGTCCACACCAAGGACTACAAGGTCCAGCTCTCCGTCCACGGCGAAGAGCTGGACTCCAAGACCATTATCGAGGATGTCAGCCGCGGCTTTTTCGCCTTCGGGGCCTTCTATAAGCTGGCCCTGCTCGCGCTGGCAGCCCTTTTCGCCGTCGGCATCGTTGTCTTTGTAATACGCGCCGCCGACGGCCTAGGCGACGCCAGCCGCCACCAATGGGACTACCTCGCCGCCGTCTTCGCCTTCATCGTCAGCGCCGCCGGCTGCGCTCCCCTCATAGCAGTCGCCCTCCGCATGACCCGCAACCACTGGCGCCGCCCTATTTCACGCATCGCCGAGCTCTACGCCGTCGTCGGCCTCCTCAGCCTTCTCATGTTCATCCCCCTCCTCCGGGTGCTTCCCCCCATTGATGGCCGCCGCACCCTCTGGTTCACCGATGAGTTCCCCGGCGCGCCTGTCTGGTGGAACTTCTTCGGCCTCCTGGGGTTGGTAATCGCAGGCTTAGCGCTCCTCTTCGTCTCCGCCCTGCCGGACTGGCTCCAGACCTCCCGCCGCGGCCAGGGCTTTCGCGCCGGCTTCGCCGGGGTTTTCGCCGGTCGGTGGACCGGCACCGAGGCCCAGTGGAAACTCCATCGCGCCGTCCTGGCGATTATGGGCGCCTTCTACTTCCTTCTCCTTATTTACATGCTCAGCATCATCAACACGGACT contains:
- a CDS encoding 4Fe-4S ferredoxin, whose translation is MKVSRRDFLKLAGLSTVGAVACNIFPDREFQEQSPLRIPEDMVTGVDNWYATTARGGIETEGLVIRVMEGRAKKVEGNPLFPTNQGAHSMRSEALLQELYHPDRIPSPMRRVGARGSGQWEPITWDDALNTLRDRLSGVSNRNQMLMVTNSMRGSMANLAQSFAQAYGGRSAALDLMHETVAAQVVRDLFGQDRMPVFDIRNSEYVLSFGADFLATWGSPIQFSKGYGHFRQGEGRSRGTLVHVDPRFSLTAANADQWVPIRPGHEGRLALSIAHVIISEGLGSAAAVNAMTGGNRNVLEAYAPERISHELNIPLIHGKSPVDMIKEIAHDLASHGPRSIAIGGGSAGAHTNGYFNLAAIYALNFLVGSVGQQGGVILNPPAPTPEFGAFLNPTTVRDWQGIRNDIAGGAVRLVMVRGADPVHSLAALDFAGAINRDDVFVVSFATVPNDTSHMADLILPERAALEDWGSDVPNIGPGFQVVGIQQPVVNPLPEYDPMGFGDVLLRMAAELGIANKAPLNHVTFADVLKDHARGLQALNRGSVRNASFDAFWNRLLQQGGWWDEGSRGAAPPAAPRLADIVAMARDAVISGPTGGNTFNLLAFPHISLTDGRGANLPWLQSTPDPITSVAWTTWVELNTDTADLLDLKEGDYVNIEGPNGRSFTARVYHHPAAPKDMISVPMGQGHRNAGQYAAGRGANVLEILGLPVEERTGALAWSSTRVRLTPAGRNDSIPKFEGIVPAFQLSEHEAIVKVTNEG
- a CDS encoding DUF58 domain-containing protein, whose amino-acid sequence is MRRLITLVFFLLLALVLALATGYRPLYLVLYTLVSISALAYLWAWIQTRGLEAAVENLTSRPHVGQPILLKVTLRDRWGLPRIALRVQPDNVSLETQNSVNLRPRGSFEFSVNARSHHRGYNPIGRVTVTASDPLGIAHIQRRLGSSHDVLVYPEVIQLTPGLSVGSAALGHIGYVTTLASASTSASRVREYHPGDSLSHIHWPTTARRNSLMTKEFDSGGHSEVWIFVDLQGSNQAGTAPENTEEYSITIAASIAYSLIDQGQLVGLAYQGAVFQRIAPKRTAEHLWDVLTALAVARAQGSAPIAALVENSVPFLAPGSVVLAVASGSAAPLVALGHRMERTGASLVPVMLDPSSFAQGKQNGAKAPSSNGSVPVFNIRQGDNLGPSLSSVMDRLIY
- a CDS encoding MoxR family ATPase, whose translation is MNDAREIASRLTANVEKVIVGKNKIVKSGVMALLCRGHVLIEGVPGVGKTMLARSIAVSIGGTFKRIQCTSDLLPSDVTGTYVFDQRDREFHFRPGPIMANLVVVDEINRASPRTQSAFLESMEERQVTVDGTTHPLPNPFFILATRNPIEHGGTFPLPETELDRFIMRVRLSYPTVGDEAAIVENQMLAHPITTLGKVVDLDEIVKAQEAVRRVYMDRLVTDYAVAIVSATRQHPLIHLGASPRATLSLVALAQANALVEGRDFVLPDDIKAVAAEALSHRVILNAEGRAGGGEDQVVENVLSTVPVERTAAAQRTPFPTARAAS
- a CDS encoding 4Fe-4S dicluster domain-containing protein, whose amino-acid sequence is MASHHKWGMVVDIDRCTGCQACVMACQAENNIAVNEEVHFLSRRAHQWIRIDRYWDGDTKEKGVVTWPDVKARFIPVLCQHCENAPCEPVCPVYATYHNNQGLNVQVYNRCIGTRYCANNCPYQVRFFNFRDPLWPKSLWNHLNPDVTIRSRGIMEKCTFCIQRIRRAERVVEGQRGEQLDDAKLKAGNWMPACVNACPTDTLIFGDLNDPNSQVSRKSQDPRHYKLLEELGTDPNVVYLKKVDPQHAQHA
- a CDS encoding TIGR03619 family F420-dependent LLM class oxidoreductase; this encodes MSKPKVRIGFAPGQFPDSPQGHDTVRQLAHLGDEVGYDSVWFSDRVVGGRFPLEPIVALSMTAAYSPKLKFGASVLALPLRNPVLLAKELATLDYLSKGRLLPAVGLGQDDPAEYQACGVSKEGRAERTDEAITVMRRLWQEDSVTHHGRFFSFDDVSIVPKPFQKPAPPIWIGGRSKAAQKRTGRLGDGWLVSQATPQEIEQGCRVIFAAAGEHGRAVDEGHIGTMLGFCIAADDAQAALIAQPYLGRPRDDMPFQHYTALGPPRQISSLINDYIAAGATKFVARPLCPADQAMSQLRLFGQEILPLFHR
- a CDS encoding transglutaminase domain-containing protein yields the protein MARQNRAAKSGVKKTPPISLVSTILQTLLSLVLIGLPMYVAFYPLQEAKWVAGLPPLIIPIAISLTFSLLLAYRGVSWRFAHPAATLLSGGLALGLGLPALSGGVDMGMGMFLIFVAAWLSHVAVWLSLRGPAPVLMGMPGLLVVLITLTFLPSDYFKYVPLYLLSLAPALAHFHVRRWVTQTGVLARGAPLLAALALVGVAVGFTWSAPSPEDPIRPNATKKFEDQFYGFWENTASVFDKLPNRRQWPQFNLHPDLPFNSVTDQSDDIMMLVKSDDAYKWRYRVYETYTGEGWTREEVAATDATTGVDLKDELQGLSDRKEVEIRVRLLSTNTHMATVGVPVGAEGTVLAEASPDRSFVFNLSGSQSTFLPPDLRTFRNDLANRRGSGRTSAAIERAVSAVGLEITSGLSSSSNPTSVTVQRAQEEVVPSLALLFSRRQAPPRSYLTRGSISVATPGDLRQASRSYPEWVTDRYLQLPTAYPQTVRSLATTLAAGQTNPYDIALSIQEFLHNIPYSLNVEAPPKGRDAVEWFLTEKHVGFCMYYASAMTTMLRSLGIPARLVVGFAPGDLDPDRDAYVVRAKHYHAWPEVYFPEYGWVEFEPTPPGVQSGLQELGLGDFGVATTPPPQVLEDECFLAGIDCGFVDDPSLNNGSDIELDNIVPNNPVVTDTEGGGGSLPTRPFMLAIFSLGALAAIIFAINMYMRHLRLRNGAPALNYMLLGLLGRLAGVPRRLQHTPSEYGLIMARALPAYAGSIERVVKSYELVLFSRAKTLDSEQALSLQRSWRTLRWGLLGLILRRRILRWFPPWRQAARPAPSPA
- a CDS encoding cytochrome c3 family protein, with amino-acid sequence MGALIPPFIPKKLFYLSLALGGLLSIAISVLVGVFVIKAWWGTPFEVFGWAGPPEQPIAFPHTTHVKIDGINCAFCHRGVLSGDAATLPAVEQCLFCHQTIQGQNAPPEIAKLINYFNEGQPINWEKVHRLPDHVQFAHEPHVRFLTETRGLNIEAACSTCHGNVRDMVEVEQVRRLKMGDCVDCHRNNLDATENKDITDCTACHY